One Misgurnus anguillicaudatus chromosome 20, ASM2758022v2, whole genome shotgun sequence DNA segment encodes these proteins:
- the LOC141351617 gene encoding fibrocystin-L-like, whose protein sequence is MGHRGWQMYLTLAVFILLWSSAGAQRIIQLLNFYGSVNGGTRLTIQGAGFAQASQFNLNADDPNVGNSVTLVSWTRSIPCDVDKESSHSKQIVCCTRAMPEDYYVVRVSVDGVPIQRCNYYWYSSCIFSSKLYKTPTIESLSPLSGLPGTIVTMQGQIMTDVYGSSTDRSLNGDNIRFVRAYMGGMPCELLKPDSNEKSLPDLVLLRVSALNKLAMFQTYAEVTGISPSVGSVLGGTSLTIKGHYFDETDLPAVVLVGGKPDVMSVVNIYSVFKITEYTRKIWDLK, encoded by the exons ATGGGTCACAGGGGGTGGCAGATGTATCTGACGCTTGCTGTTTTTATATTACTGTGGAGCTCTGCAG GAGCGCAGCGGATTATCCAGTTACTCAACTTTTATGGAAGCGTCAATGGAGGAACAAGGCTGACCATACAGGGGGCAG GTTTTGCTCAAGCCAGTCAGTTCAATTTAAATGCAGATGACCCAAACGTTGGCAACAGTGTGACTCTGGTGTCTTGGACAAGATCGATTCCCTGTGATGTTGATAAAGAATCCAGTCACTCTAAACAAATTGTGTGCTGTACAAG AGCTATGCCTGAAGATTACTATGTGGTGCGGGTCAGTGTGGATGGTGTGCCAATTCAAAGGTGTAATTATTACTGGTATAGCAGTTGCATATTCTCT agtAAATTGTACAAAACACCCACCATTGAAAGTCTTAGCCCACTGTCAGGTCTTCCAG GAACTATTGTGACAATGCAAGGACAAATTATGACTGATGTGTATGGAAGCAGTACAGACAGAAGTTTAAATGGAGATAACATACGATTTGTGAG ggcATACATGGGTGGCATGCCTTGTGAACTACTGAAACCTGATTCAAATGAAAA GAGTCTGCCAGATCTTGTGCTTTTAAGGGTTTCAGCGTTGAACAAGCTTGCCATGTTCCAGACATACGCAG AGGTGACAGGCATTTCCCCGTCTGTGGGTAGTGTGTTGGGCGGCACATCATTGACCATTAAGGGGCACTACTTTGATGAGACTGACCTACCAGCTGTGGTCTTAGTAGGAGGTAAACCTGATGTTATGTCAGTGGTTAATATTTATTCAGTGTTCAAAATCACAGAGTACACACGGAAAATCTGGGATTTAAAATAG